The nucleotide sequence CCACTGATCTGCTCCCATCATGTACTGATCAGCAAGAAACTTTTGGCTTTCTACCACTAATTCTTCTTCAAGTTCCGGAGCATATTTAAGCAAGATTGCAGCAGCTTCTTCAGGGTTTTCGACAGAATACAGATATCCCTTTTCCACAGCTCTTAAAAAAGCTTCCACTTTTTCCGGGTTGTTTTTAATAGTATCGTTGTTTGCAACCAAAATCGGCGTGTAGTAATTTAATGCATCATCTAAATCTTTTATAGGCATATAGTTCAGTTCTATGCCTCTAAGCCTAGCCTCTATGCCAGTCCAACCTTCAAAAATCCACACTAAATCTATTTCTTTTTCTGTTGCTGCAAAAAAATCGTCTGTTCCTATATTTGTGTTTGTTAATGTTTCATATTCAGCTCCAGCGTTTGTCATGATGGCATTTAAAATAGCTTCTTCAGATGGAGACCCCCATCCTCCGTAAACTTTTCCTTCAAAATCCATTACTGTCTCGATATTAGCCGTTTTTCTTGATGCAAAGCCTGAAGTGTTGTTTTGGATTATGGTAGCAATCGCAGTAACCGGCAATGGATCTTCACTGGTAAGCGCATAGGTGACATCCTCTTGATATGTCACTCCAAAATCTCCTTGCCCTGTGGCTACAAGGGTGGTGGAGGAACCTTCCATTGGTTGAATGATTTCTACATCCAAGCCTTCATCCTCAAAATATCCGTTCTCCAAAGCTACATAAAGCCCTGTATGGTTCGTATTAGGAGTCCAATCCAGTATAACCGTAGTCTTTTCTTCGGTTTCTCCCCCGCAACCTGCCAATGCCAATGCCAATGCCAATGTTAGAGTTAAACCCATCAATAATTTTTTCATTTAATCCTCATCCCTTTCTGTTTGCCAATGCAAAACTCTATTCCCTAATATTTCTATAGCATATATTATTAAAATACTCATAATTACAATTATTAATATCGATGCAAACACCCTGTCCAGGGCATAAGCATTTTTTGCCCTTAACATGTATACCCCTATACCCCGATCTCCCCCTAGCCATTCTCCAATGACTGCAGACATTATCATATATGTAGCGGCAATTTTGAGTCCGGAAAAAAAGTGTACCAACGCAAAAGGAAGCTTCAAGTGATAGAATACCTGCAACTTTGTAGCCTTCATTGTCTTGAACAACCTTAGATAATCCTCATCTATGCTTTCCATTCCATGAACCAGGCTGATTACAATTGGAAAGAAGCATACTATAACCACTATAATTATTTTAGGAAGCGTGCCGAACCCGAACCAAATGATCAGTAGAGGCGCAATTGCTATTATCGGAACCGTTTGAGAAATTACCAATAAAGGATATAACGCCTTTTTTATTATTTCAAAGCTATCCATTATTATCGCTAATATGAAAGCCAACACTATGGAAAATCCAAAACCTACAAAAGATGCGTAAAGGGTTCTTGCCGAGTGATATCTGATAAGTTCAAAATCTCTGACAAGGGCGGAAGCTATTCTCGTAGGGGAGGGCAGAATATAACCCGGGACATTTCTGACCTGTACGATAATCTGCCATAACACAAGTGCCAACGCTATCCCGGCTATCGGGTAAAGCTTATCTGTATTTATATATTTTTTCATCCATTGTGACCCCGTCTTTTTTGGCATCTATTTTAATTACGGACACCACCCTTTCAGCTCCATTTTCAAAAACAATTTCCTGACATCTTTTAACTATGTCCATGAGCTGATCGTATTCTCCCTCCATGGTCGTTTCCATGGGACCAACGATATGTTTGACGCCTGTTGATTGTATATACTCTATAGCCTTGTCTACCACATCGTATATTTCACATTCAGGTACGCCAGGCAATACTTGAAGACTAACATTTACTGTTTTCATTTAGACATCTTCCCTTTCTTTGAAACCAACGTTTAACTTTTCGTAAAAGTTTCCCTCTATAATTTCTGTCATTTCAGCCACATCGATTTTTTTGATTTCCGCTATTTCTTTTACTATGTTTTTTACTTCATTTGGATATCCGCACTTCCCATTTACCCATAGCAATGATCCGGGACCATCTGTTTCCGTCAAGATTTGCTTTAAGGGCACATACTCAATAAGTTCTCCAGCTGCTGGCGAAATTCCGGAATCCACGCTAATCGTAAATAAACATCCAAAATCGATCAGCTTTGTCAAAATATCTCTAGGTCCGCTATACCAGTGAATGATAGGCGGTTTGATATCAAAGGACTTAATCGATGATAGAACCTCTTTTTCGGCCCCCTTGGTATGAATGTTCGACACTTTGCCATATTTTTTGCACCTGTCGAGCATATATTCGAAAACCTTGTACTGAGCAGGATAATTTTCTTTATTTTTATCCCAGTAAAAATCTAGTCCTATTTCTCCTATACAGGCTGCCTCGCGAATCAGCGGATCATGGTCTTCTAAAACATTTAAGTTCGCAGATGCTTTCCATGGATGAAT is from Alkalibacter saccharofermentans DSM 14828 and encodes:
- a CDS encoding ABC transporter substrate-binding protein yields the protein MKKLLMGLTLTLALALALAGCGGETEEKTTVILDWTPNTNHTGLYVALENGYFEDEGLDVEIIQPMEGSSTTLVATGQGDFGVTYQEDVTYALTSEDPLPVTAIATIIQNNTSGFASRKTANIETVMDFEGKVYGGWGSPSEEAILNAIMTNAGAEYETLTNTNIGTDDFFAATEKEIDLVWIFEGWTGIEARLRGIELNYMPIKDLDDALNYYTPILVANNDTIKNNPEKVEAFLRAVEKGYLYSVENPEEAAAILLKYAPELEEELVVESQKFLADQYMMGADQWGVMKAEVWKDYADFLMDNGLLEKELDVDNAFTNEFLPK
- a CDS encoding ABC transporter permease, whose protein sequence is MKKYINTDKLYPIAGIALALVLWQIIVQVRNVPGYILPSPTRIASALVRDFELIRYHSARTLYASFVGFGFSIVLAFILAIIMDSFEIIKKALYPLLVISQTVPIIAIAPLLIIWFGFGTLPKIIIVVIVCFFPIVISLVHGMESIDEDYLRLFKTMKATKLQVFYHLKLPFALVHFFSGLKIAATYMIMSAVIGEWLGGDRGIGVYMLRAKNAYALDRVFASILIIVIMSILIIYAIEILGNRVLHWQTERDED
- a CDS encoding MTH1187 family thiamine-binding protein, translating into MKTVNVSLQVLPGVPECEIYDVVDKAIEYIQSTGVKHIVGPMETTMEGEYDQLMDIVKRCQEIVFENGAERVVSVIKIDAKKDGVTMDEKIYKYR
- a CDS encoding TatD family hydrolase → MDVRPSTVILQCFFILEQPDIGGTMYIDAHTHLEQFEDNLHVALEIIKKEEILTLACSMDAESYEFSKAVSKDWDLVIPAFGIHPWKASANLNVLEDHDPLIREAACIGEIGLDFYWDKNKENYPAQYKVFEYMLDRCKKYGKVSNIHTKGAEKEVLSSIKSFDIKPPIIHWYSGPRDILTKLIDFGCLFTISVDSGISPAAGELIEYVPLKQILTETDGPGSLLWVNGKCGYPNEVKNIVKEIAEIKKIDVAEMTEIIEGNFYEKLNVGFKEREDV